The following are from one region of the Rhizobium etli 8C-3 genome:
- a CDS encoding DUF3141 domain-containing protein, whose translation MADILTSLNPLRWIEAPSTELESQVTQSLFPMFQRLAEAGAETAKILQVALLRRVQVMCDSHSTRQGKLFTEAERLAESLREVHGNGNLGYAWAEYLRDASERAILCMDLLRQRGDIFLEHEAAGCPPVFFCDYETVMDGNDLPLKSNYVLLRMIPPQGVNVDDTKRPFIIICPRAGHSPGVGGHKEDSQVGVAFREGHPVYLVSFRREPEGGAVSL comes from the coding sequence ATGGCGGATATTCTTACATCTCTAAACCCGCTCCGGTGGATTGAAGCGCCATCCACGGAACTGGAGAGCCAAGTGACCCAAAGTCTATTCCCGATGTTCCAACGCTTGGCGGAAGCGGGCGCTGAAACCGCTAAAATTCTGCAGGTTGCCTTATTGCGCCGCGTGCAAGTCATGTGCGACAGCCACTCTACCCGCCAGGGAAAGCTCTTTACTGAGGCCGAACGTCTTGCCGAGAGTCTACGCGAGGTGCACGGCAATGGGAATTTGGGCTACGCTTGGGCGGAATACCTGCGCGACGCTAGTGAGCGCGCCATATTGTGCATGGATCTTCTCCGACAGCGCGGCGACATCTTCCTCGAACATGAAGCGGCAGGCTGTCCGCCGGTTTTCTTCTGCGACTACGAGACAGTTATGGATGGAAACGATCTGCCCTTGAAATCCAATTACGTGTTACTTCGAATGATCCCGCCCCAAGGTGTTAACGTCGATGACACGAAGCGCCCCTTCATAATCATTTGCCCGCGCGCCGGACATAGTCCCGGCGTCGGTGGCCACAAAGAAGACAGCCAGGTCGGCGTAGCGTTCCGGGAAGGTCACCCGGTTTATTTGGTGTCCTTCCGCCGAGAGCCAGAGGGGGGGGCAGTATCTCTCTAA